The DNA window CGGTGCTCGCGCTCCTGGACACCCTGTGCGCCGGCACCGGAACCGTCCCGCCCCGCCGGACGTTCGTCGTCGGCTGCGAACCGGCCTCGGTCGAGGAGGGCATCGGCCTGAGCCCGCCCGTGGCCGCGGCCGTACCGCGGGCCGCCCGCATGGTGCTGGACCTGCTCCGTGACGAGACCGCGACGCCATCCCCCGCCGCACTGAGGAGAACCCCATGAAGAAGGCCGTCCTCTACGGCGCCGCCACCGCCGCGCTCGCCCTCGTACTGAAGGAAGTCCTCCCCGACATCAGGCGCTACCTGCGGCTGAGCAGGATGTGAGCAGCCGCCGCGCCCGGGCCCGGGTGCCCGCCCGGGTGCCCGTTCCGGCGTACGCGCGGCGTGCGCCCGAACGGCGTACGGGGCGTGCCCCACGTCGGCGTGCCCGCCCGCCCCGCCTCCGTCCTGCCGGTGTAATGAGCCCCGGCAGGACGGAGTCCGATGCACGAGATGTCGATCGCCATGGCCGTCGTCGGCCAGGTGGAGGAAGCGGCCGAGTCCGGCGGCGCGAGCGCGGTGACGGCCGTCCGGCTCGAGGTCGGGGAGCTGGCGGGGGTCGTCCCGGACGCCCTGGCCTTCTGTTTCGAACTGGCCTGCGCCGGAACCGTACTGGAAGGCGCCCGCCTCGTCACCGAGACGGTGGCGGCCCGCGCCCGGTGCGGTGCCTGCGGGCACGCCTGGCCGACCGGCATGCCCCCCGACCTGTGCTGCCCCGGCTGCGCGCGGGCCACCGACGTCGAGCTGGTCGCGGGCCGCGAGCTGCGGATCCTCACCGTGGACTGGGAGGACGGTCCCGCCCCTCGCACCGCCCGTACCCGCGAACCGATCTCCGAGGAGGGCTGAACCATGTGCCGAGTGGTCGATCTACGGCAGGCGGTACTCGCCAAGAACGAGGAGACGGCGCACGCCCTGCGCGTCGAACTCGCCGCACGCGGAACCGTGCTCGTCAACCTGCTCTCCAGCCCGGGCAGCGGGAAGACGGAACTGCTGGAGCGCGAACTGCTCCTGGCCCGGGAGCGGGGGGGGCCGGTGGCCGCGCTGACCGCCGACCTCGCCACCGAGAACGACGCACGGCGGCTGGCCCGTTCCGGAGTACCGGTCAAGCAGGTGCTCACCGACGGGCTCTGCCACCTGGAGGCCGCCATGCTGGGCCGGTACCTGGACGGATGGCTGCCCGAGGACACCCGGCTCCTGTTCGTGGAGAACGTGGGCAACCTCGTCTGCCCCGCCTCCTACGACCTCGGCGAGTCCCTGCGCGTGGTGCTCGCCTCGGTCACCGAGGGCGAGGACAAGCCGCTGAAGTACCCGACCGCCTTCGGGCCGGCGCAACTGGTGGTGGTGACCAAGACGGACATCGCGCGGGCCGTCGGCTTCGACGAGGCCGCCTTCCGCGCCAACGTCCAGCGGGTCAACCCCGGTGTGGAGGTGGTGCTGACGTCCGCCCGCACCGGGGAGGGCGCGGGCCTGCTCCTGGACCGGGCGCTGGCCGTGGGCGCGGGCGCCGCGGCGCACACGCCGGTCATGGCGGGGCACCCCCGCACGCACGGGCACGACCACGGCCACCGGCACGACCACGGCGATCACGACCACGAGCACGACCACGAGCACGGCGACGAGCACGGCGGCCACGAGCACGGCGAGGACGGCCACCCCCACGGAACGCCGCACGCCGTGGGGCCGACGCGCTGATGGAGACCGTCGAGCGGCGCCGCATCACCGTCCGGGGCGTGGTGCAGGGT is part of the Streptomyces subrutilus genome and encodes:
- a CDS encoding DUF6893 family small protein — translated: MKKAVLYGAATAALALVLKEVLPDIRRYLRLSRM
- a CDS encoding hydrogenase maturation nickel metallochaperone HypA, with the translated sequence MHEMSIAMAVVGQVEEAAESGGASAVTAVRLEVGELAGVVPDALAFCFELACAGTVLEGARLVTETVAARARCGACGHAWPTGMPPDLCCPGCARATDVELVAGRELRILTVDWEDGPAPRTARTREPISEEG
- the hypB gene encoding hydrogenase nickel incorporation protein HypB, which codes for MCRVVDLRQAVLAKNEETAHALRVELAARGTVLVNLLSSPGSGKTELLERELLLARERGGPVAALTADLATENDARRLARSGVPVKQVLTDGLCHLEAAMLGRYLDGWLPEDTRLLFVENVGNLVCPASYDLGESLRVVLASVTEGEDKPLKYPTAFGPAQLVVVTKTDIARAVGFDEAAFRANVQRVNPGVEVVLTSARTGEGAGLLLDRALAVGAGAAAHTPVMAGHPRTHGHDHGHRHDHGDHDHEHDHEHGDEHGGHEHGEDGHPHGTPHAVGPTR